gtACTCTCTGAtgatgttctccctgtgtgtgcagtAGAGACTGTATCCTCCAGGTGTGGTGTAGTCTCCCTTCTGCACAGCTTCACTCAACCCTGAATAGAGCTGACTCAGGAGAACTCGACACTTTGTCTCTGAGCTCTTCGTGTTCTCCTCCAGAAGCTCGGTATAGCGTTCATCTACTGACTCCTGagaactctctcacacacacacacacacacacacacacacacacaaccagaacAGATTCAGTCTCTGGGACTATTCCTCCATTCTTCCAAAAGATATTTTCTTGGTGAAAGGTGACAGAAAGCTCTTCATTTCAAAGATCTCTCTGGTATTTTAGGGTGTGCTCAGCCTTGTATATTTTGGCTCCCTTGATACATTGTTACATTTAATCCTGGTTTGGTTCAAGTTCACACTTTTACAATCAAATAAAAGCAGGTAAATAAATGACATCAGTCGTGAGCTGGGCTTAATTCACTTAtcagggttgtgtgtgtttacctcacAGTATTTTACCCAATGGAAACACAGCAAGgagcaaaacagacaaaggaacccaaaaagcacaaaccaaataatgtaaacaacagAGAGAAGACGTTAGGAGCTTGGTCCACGgctcattgtttgtttttatcgtACTCTGTTCTGCAATTGTAGTTACATCTTGGGATGtcaaacactgtgattttggTTCCTTTAGATGCCTTAGATACTCACAGAGAGTTCCCTGAGATATTCTCCATGTTGATCTTTAAAAGAGCGCTTCATAAACTCAGTGGTCGCCAAGTTACTGAACTTCTGATGTTCACCAGAAATCTCATCAACACTCACAGGAAACTTGCTTCTCACCTGGAACACGGCATAGATTTAGAGTCtttaaaatggttaaaaaaaaaagcaagattTCAGAGAATAAAAGCCTAAAAAGTGAAGTGAACCTGCTCCATTCCCCGTTCATACACTTCCATCCCCTGCTGAACTGCTGCCTGGTTCTCGATCTGCGACATCACCACCACAGCGTTCTCCAGACACGGAACACTGTTCCCAGAGATCATGTCCACATACACACGCACCAGATGAcccaacactgacacacagacacacacactctataaatacatatacacagacaGATAAAGGTGTTACAGAGCTATAGGTTTGTAAACTGAATAAACACTCACTCCTCCCAGTGACTCTGTGTCCTCCTTTCACTGTTTTCACTTCACTTTCTTTAAAAACGTAGTCACAGAATCGCCGAGTGACCGTCAGAAAGTCAGGCCACAGCTCACTCTCGTCCAGACTCTCCAGATGAGACATTTTATCCTGGGTTGCTGGCAGTGGGAACACAAAGCACTTCCTGGAGGGGAAGTAGTTGCGAATGCACTCTCGTGGAAGATTGTAGTCGCTTATTTTCTTCCCTATGCCTGCCgtagaaaaggagaaagaaagttCATATTGTTTCTCCTTTAGACTGAAGgttttaataatggatatttacATGTAAACCCAAGAACCAATAGAAGATCAAAACAACAGAATTATATTCATATTAGTGCCAATCACGTGTCAGTAAATTTAAAATGCTAATACGTGCTAATGTATATTTGAGAGTTCCGATGACGCTTGTAGGAGGTGAGCTCAGAAGTTTTTTGTGGAGCAGTTcaggaaaaataataaacacctgcctttaaaaacatgatcgaaagcatttttttgtttgttttataaatgacTTATTGTAGTTTTAAACATGCCTAACCTTTCTTGAGCTGAAGAGCAAAGTCCAGATACTGGTCCTCCGTGACCCGGCCCTTCTTCTCAATCTCCAGCTCAAGAATAAAGTCCCTCACGGTCCAGATGAACTTTGGGAAAAACTGCACAAACTGAGAGGTTTCAggctcctcctcgtcctcctcagctgctgctgctgaaggaGAATTGATCCTGATGTGATCCGCCAGCTCTGTCACAAAGCTACCACTCGCTGAGGAATTAAATTGTGTGTAAAAATGATGCTCAGTTTAGTTAAGTGTTcctaaagcaacactaggtaaaatttaGGTCTTTAGCCCCATAGTGTAAATCATATTACACTGCTGATTTCCTCTCCTTTTCCACAAattacatagtgcggtttctacagtgctgagcccagagtaacaaAGTCAGAAGTTCTATTCTcattattacagctcagtgaagcatcacggtgattttgaagctgtaattttaaggtaaatttaTTATGTAGAGTTCCAttatatactttatatattttaaattaaggaTATAAAGTGTTAAAGTGCAGTGTGTGATGAAGAGGATACTGCAGGTTCTCGACTGCCGTGTTGTCAATGGTTCCGCGGCTGTTGTATATCAGAGTGCTGCTGAGGAGAACGGCCAGACAGAAGACCCACGCATCGTTCTTAGAGTCTCcctgcagtgaacacacacacacagcattagcACAGGTATCCTGCACATGTCTTCAGTAAAGTGCAGTGGTTGTGCTGCTGTCCTCACCTTGTCCACGTCCCCCAGTCCCTCAGTGTCCAGCAGGACCAGAGTGTGTCCAGGTTTAGAAGGGTGTGGCACACACCACATCCAGATCCCTTTAGTCTTCGACTCGATGGTGCTGCCCAGAGCAAagccttaacacacacacacacacactcagtaattcatttaatatttcatcAGCTGACAACAacataaatacaacaacaaaatattcaCAGTGGACCTCAGGGGCATTACCTGCTTACATAAAGTAAGCTCaggtgtgtgtaaagttgtgtgatcctctcaggtgtgtttaaagtgtgtgatcctctcaggtgtgtttaaagtgtgtgatcctctcaggtgtgtttaaagtgtgtgatcctctcaggtgtgtttaaaagtgtgtgatcctctcaggtgtgtttaaaagtgtgtgatcctctcaggtgtgtttaaagtgtgtgatcctctcaggtgtgtttaaaagtgtgtgatcctctcaggtgtgtttaaaagtgtgtgatcctctcaggtgtgtttaaaagtgtgtgatcctctcaggtgtgtttaaagtgtgtgatcctctcaggtgtgtgtaaagttgtgtgatcctctcaggtgtgtttaaaatgtgtgatcctctcaggtgtgtttaaaatgtgtgatcctctcaggtgtgtttaaagtgtgtgatcctctcaggtgtgtgtaaagttgtgtgatcctctcaggtgtgtttaaagtgtgtgatcctctcaggtgtgtttaaaagtgtgtgatcctctcaggtgtgtttaaagtgtgtgatcctctcaggtgtgtgtaaagttgtgtgatcctctcaggtgtgtttaaaatgtgtgatcctctcaggtgtgtttaaaatgtgtgatcctctcaggtgtgtttaaagtgtgtgatcctctcaggtgtgtgtaaagttgtgtgatcctctcaggtgtgtttaaagtgtgtgatcctctcaggtgtgtttaaaagtgtgtgatcctctcaggtgtgtttaaaatgtgtgatcctctcagctgtgtttaaaatgtgtgatcctctcaggtgtgtttaaagtgtgtgatcctctcaggtgtgtttaaaatgtgtgatcctctcaggtgtgtttaaaatgtgtgatcctctcaggtgtgtttaaagtgtgtgatcctctcaggtgtgtttaaagtgtgtgatcctctcaggtgtgtttaaaatgtgtgatcctctcaggtgtttaaagtgtgtgatcctctcaggtgtgtttaaacTGTATGATAATCTCAGGTGTGCTACCTGTGTGTTTTCCAGCCAGTTGGTTCATGAGGTAAGATTTCCCAGTGCGATAGAGGCCCACCACAGACACCACCACTATCGGGTCAGTGATGTCATTCAGGTACTGAGCTCCTTCACCGAGACACAGAGAACCATCCACAttctccaccaaacacacaGGTTCCTCCATAGCTTCTTACACAGTTCACAGTCTGGAGAGAATACTACGCAAGTCATCATACACATAAAGCATAGTGGGTGCTGAtgttaaagggacactaggtaatgtttttaccttaaaattacagcttcaaaatcactatgatgcttcactgagctgtaataaggtGAACAAAGCCCCTGTtgttgctattctgggctcagcaaggcagacactgcactatgtaacatttgga
This window of the Hoplias malabaricus isolate fHopMal1 chromosome Y, fHopMal1.hap1, whole genome shotgun sequence genome carries:
- the LOC136677923 gene encoding guanylate-binding protein 1-like isoform X2, whose translation is MEEPVCLVENVDGSLCLGEGAQYLNDITDPIVVVSVVGLYRTGKSYLMNQLAGKHTGFALGSTIESKTKGIWMWCVPHPSKPGHTLVLLDTEGLGDVDKGDSKNDAWVFCLAVLLSSTLIYNSRGTIDNTAVENLHFVTELADHIRINSPSAAAAEEDEEEPETSQFVQFFPKFIWTVRDFILELEIEKKGRVTEDQYLDFALQLKKGIGKKISDYNLPRECIRNYFPSRKCFVFPLPATQDKMSHLESLDESELWPDFLTVTRRFCDYVFKESEVKTVKGGHRVTGRMLGHLVRVYVDMISGNSVPCLENAVVVMSQIENQAAVQQGMEVYERGMEQVRSKFPVSVDEISGEHQKFSNLATTEFMKRSFKDQHGEYLRELSESVDERYTELLEENTKSSETKCRVLLSQLYSGLSEAVQKGDYTTPGGYSLYCTHRENIIREYNTHPNKGVQAEDVLEEFLKQWNVEANAILQTDNKLTENERKIEEERERAALIEQKQKAAEEKQREMEQVMKVEKESNQERMQQMERKFQEEWRQQQEELEKAVESKLCEQKVLLEKNYKDKAELMGLEIEQLKKEKVQSQGSFKEIFLPLVEAGKGVLSNILDYKLAKSKIKSKYLGKISSLSQNNMSKE
- the LOC136677923 gene encoding guanylate-binding protein 1-like isoform X1, whose translation is MEEPVCLVENVDGSLCLGEGAQYLNDITDPIVVVSVVGLYRTGKSYLMNQLAGKHTGFALGSTIESKTKGIWMWCVPHPSKPGHTLVLLDTEGLGDVDKGDSKNDAWVFCLAVLLSSTLIYNSRGTIDNTAVENLHFVTELADHIRINSPSAAAAEEDEEEPETSQFVQFFPKFIWTVRDFILELEIEKKGRVTEDQYLDFALQLKKGIGKKISDYNLPRECIRNYFPSRKCFVFPLPATQDKMSHLESLDESELWPDFLTVTRRFCDYVFKESEVKTVKGGHRVTGRMLGHLVRVYVDMISGNSVPCLENAVVVMSQIENQAAVQQGMEVYERGMEQVRSKFPVSVDEISGEHQKFSNLATTEFMKRSFKDQHGEYLRELSSSQESVDERYTELLEENTKSSETKCRVLLSQLYSGLSEAVQKGDYTTPGGYSLYCTHRENIIREYNTHPNKGVQAEDVLEEFLKQWNVEANAILQTDNKLTENERKIEEERERAALIEQKQKAAEEKQREMEQVMKVEKESNQERMQQMERKFQEEWRQQQEELEKAVESKLCEQKVLLEKNYKDKAELMGLEIEQLKKEKVQSQGSFKEIFLPLVEAGKGVLSNILDYKLAKSKIKSKYLGKISSLSQNNMSKE